A segment of the Labilithrix sp. genome:
CCTCGCGCGTCCGGCGCCCGCGAAGCCCGGCCCGCTCGCGATCATCAAGAACGTCAAGAAGCTCACGGACAGCATCCCGTTCCCGGTCGTCTTCGTGATCGGCGCCCTCTTCGGCGTCATCTTCGCGAGCTCGCTCGTCACGATGACGCGCCCAGAAAAACTCCAGCCGCTCGCGGTCGCGCCGCTCGCCGAGCCCGCGCTCATCGACGCGCCCGCGGCATCGCCGGCTGTCGTGACGCCCGCGGCGCCCGCGTCGATCGAGATGGAGAAGCAGGCTCGCGAGGCGCAGGCTGCGTCGTTCGTCGCGTGGGCCGCGCCGCCCGCGCTTCCCGCGGCGGAGCCGCAGCTCCCCGCCACGCGCCCCACCGCTCCCGCGCACGCGCAGACGAACACGAAGCGCTCCCTCGTCCGCGCGCCCCACAAGAAAGGCTCCACCAAGCCCAACACCCGCACCGCCGCGCGCTGACACGGCCGCCGCCACCCGCGCCGATCGAGAGCGTCGCGGGCGGGCCCGCGCGCCGAGCATCGCGGAGCGGCTCGGGCCGAGTGAAGCGTAGCGGAGCGGACCCGCGCGCCAAGAGAGAGCATCGCGGAGCGGGCTCGGGCCGAGAGAGCATCGCGGAGCGAGCTTGGGCGGAGTGAAGCGCAGCGGAGCGGGTCTGCGCGCCGAGCGAGCGAGCGCGTTCGTGGAGCGGGCTGCGCGCCGAGTGAGAACGTCGCGGAGTGGGGCTGCGCGCCGAGTGAGAGCATCGTGGAGTGGGCGCGTGCGAGACCATCGCGGACCCGCGCGCGAGAGCGACGCGGAGCGGGGGCGCGCGGGCGATTGAGAGCGTCGCGGAGCGGGCAGGCGCGGCGAGCTCGGGGCTGGCGGCGTTGCGGAGCGCATCGCGTGGGGGCGTTGGGGCGACAGGACGTCAATCCGACGAGTCGTCTGAATAGTGGGGCGGGCGCGTTGTTGCCATCGCAACCGAAAGGACGGTGGATGAAGATATTGATGTATTTTGCATGTTGTGCGGGCGTGCTCCTCGTTGGCTCCGAGGCGGGCGCGCAGGACCAAGAGCCGGGGGAGGGGGCGCGCGGGAGCGTCGCGGCGTCGCCGCCGCGTGTGATCGGTGGCCGGGGGCGCGTCGTGATCGACCTCGTCGGTGGTGAGGGCGGGGCGGTCACGGTCGGGACGCTCGGTGGGCTCGGGGCGTTCGTCGGGCCGCTGACGTTCACGACGACGAGCGACGACTACGCGCCCGCGGGCGGATCGTCCCTCATCTCTCTCATGCCGTCGGCCGACGTCTTCGTGACGGACCGCCTCTCGCTCGGGGGGCGCGCCGGCGTCACGTGGTCCACCCAGCCGTCGGCGGACGCGCTCTCCTTCGCCGTCGCGCCGCGCGTCGGCTACGCGTTCCCCCTCGGCGGCGGGTTCGCGCTGTGGCCGCGGCTCTCGCTCGGCGCCGACATCGGCCGCGCCAACGTGGCCGGCGGCGGGATCGCGAACCGCATCTACTCCGCGAGCACGAACGTCGGCCTCGTCGCGCGCGTCACACCGCACCTCTTCTTCGACATCGGCCCCGTCATCACGTACCGCACGACGGACATCGACGCGTTCCCGCGCTCGTCGCTCCACGGCGGCGGTCGCGTTGCCCTCCAGCTCGATTTCTGAGCGAACGGAGAGAGCGCGCGCCCGTCCGCTCACGCGTCGTCGTCGTCGGTCTTGTCGCCGCGGAGGCCGAGGGCGCGGGCCTTCTTGTAGAGGTGGCTCCGCTCGAGATCGAGCGCGCGCGCGGTCGCCGCCATCTGACCGCCGTGATGCGCGAGCGCGTCCTGGATGACCTGCCGCTCCGCCTCCTCGACGAGGACGCGGAACGGGACCCCCGGACGATAGAGCCCGTGCGCCTTCGGGGCGGTGCCGCCGGGGAGGCAGGTCTTCACGTCCTCCGCGCTGATGACGTCGTCGGGCGTGAGGATGACGAGGCGCTCGATGAGGTTCCGGAGCTCGCGGACGTTGCCGGGAAAGCTGTAACTTGCAAGTACCTTCACGGCCTCTTCGTCGAACTTCATGCCGGGGCGGTCGTTCGACTTCGCCGCGAGGACGAGGAAGTGACGCGCGAGGAGCGGCACGTCCTCGCGGCGGGAGCGCAGCGGCGGGATGTGGAGCGGCACGACGTTGAGCCGATCGTAGAGGTCGGCGCGGAACGCGTCGGTCTCGGAGGCCTTCACGAGGTCGCGGTTCGTCGCGGCGACTACGCGCGTGTCGACCTTGATCGTCTCGCTCCCGCCGACGCGCTCGATCTCGCGCTCCTGCAAGACGCGCAGGAGCTTCGCCTGCGCCGCGAGCGGCATGTCGCCGATCTCGTCGAGGAACAGCGTGCCGCTGTTCGCGCGCTCGAACTTGCCGCGGCGCTGCTTCGTCGCCCCCGTGAACGCCCCCGCCTCGTGGCCGAAGAGCTCGCTCTCGATCAGCTCGCTCGGGAGCGCGGCGCAGTTGAGCTTCTCGAGCGGGCCCTTCGCGCGCGGCGAGAGCATGTGGATCGCGCGCGCGACGAGCTCCTTGCCGGTCCCGCGCTCGCCGGTGACGAGCACGCTCGCGGAGCTCTTCGCCGCGCGCTGGATCTGCTCGACGAGCTTCTTGATCGGGCCCGACTCGCCGACGAGCTCGCCGGTCGCGCCGGTCTGCGCGCGGAGCTCGCGCGCCTCGCTCTCCGCGCGCTGGAGGCGGAGCGCCGTCTCGACCGCGATGAGGAGCGCGTCGGTGTTGATCGGCTTCTCGAGGAAGTTGAGCGCGCCGAGCCGCGTCGCCTTCACCGCGGTGTCGATCGTCGCGTGCCCACTCATCATGATGACCGGCACCTCGTTCTTCGCCGCGCGGATGCCGGCGAGGAGCGAGAGGCCGTCGCCGTCCGGCAGCTGCACGTCGAAGAG
Coding sequences within it:
- a CDS encoding sigma-54-dependent Fis family transcriptional regulator; this encodes MPHAHLLVVDDEPSILTTLQKALTLEGYSVDVAGGVKVADEKLKKRSYDLCLFDVQLPDGDGLSLLAGIRAAKNEVPVIMMSGHATIDTAVKATRLGALNFLEKPINTDALLIAVETALRLQRAESEARELRAQTGATGELVGESGPIKKLVEQIQRAAKSSASVLVTGERGTGKELVARAIHMLSPRAKGPLEKLNCAALPSELIESELFGHEAGAFTGATKQRRGKFERANSGTLFLDEIGDMPLAAQAKLLRVLQEREIERVGGSETIKVDTRVVAATNRDLVKASETDAFRADLYDRLNVVPLHIPPLRSRREDVPLLARHFLVLAAKSNDRPGMKFDEEAVKVLASYSFPGNVRELRNLIERLVILTPDDVISAEDVKTCLPGGTAPKAHGLYRPGVPFRVLVEEAERQVIQDALAHHGGQMAATARALDLERSHLYKKARALGLRGDKTDDDDA